The nucleotide sequence CTATGCTTTTTTAATAACGCCTGGAAGTGATGCACATCTTTCAGTTCATCCCAACCCTGACGGAATTCGGCGGTATTCAGATCACCAGGTAAGGTTAATAAATCTTCTGCAACAGAAGCAGGGCTGATCTGCGGGGCCTGTTGTTGTTCAGCGCGGTAACGCTGAACCAGTTCATCCAACTCGGATAAATCAGTCCCTTCTTTTGCATAAATTTTATGAACAGCTTCACCCTGTGCATTAAAAAACTGAATACTGCGACGAGCCCCTTGCTCCAGCGGTTCCTGCACATAAAATCCATGCACAAAGCGACTGAAAAATAATCGCAAATCGATCACTCCCAGTGCCAGCCCCATATTGCCGTGGATTGACAGGTCTTTATATTGGCCGGTTTTTTCATGCACCATGGCGTCGTTTCGGGTCAATGCCATCACGACTCCCAGCGACTCAATTTCGGTCAATAATTTTTTAAAGTCACCCGCAAGCAAGGTTACCTGTTCACCGATTTGTGTGGCTAACAAATCGGCTTCACTCACACCCAGTTTCTCTGCCGCATTGCGAATGCGTAATTTCGGCTCTGATTGCAACAGTGACTGCCACTGTTGCTTTAAATCACGTTGATGATTGTTATTCATTTTGAGGTTCACTTATTGTGCAGAGACTTTCTTAAAACGAATTTCCGGCGTTCCCGATTCACCCAGGCTGTAATAATTAATCAGCTGCAAGGTGTATTTATCGGAGCTGTCGGCATCTTTATTGGTATCAATCAGGAATGTGCGGAAATTCGGACGTAACTGATGCTGACCAGAAAGGTTATAGGCATACC is from Bacterioplanoides sp. SCSIO 12839 and encodes:
- a CDS encoding hemin-degrading factor, giving the protein MNNNHQRDLKQQWQSLLQSEPKLRIRNAAEKLGVSEADLLATQIGEQVTLLAGDFKKLLTEIESLGVVMALTRNDAMVHEKTGQYKDLSIHGNMGLALGVIDLRLFFSRFVHGFYVQEPLEQGARRSIQFFNAQGEAVHKIYAKEGTDLSELDELVQRYRAEQQQAPQISPASVAEDLLTLPGDLNTAEFRQGWDELKDVHHFQALLKKHSLARIPAYQTIGSDYAIPLNPLAFEKALEKAVDKQQSIMVFVGSDGVVQIHTGVIHKLLRTGSWFNILDPGFNLHANTEMIDQLWLVRKPTSDGIITSVEAFDADGKQLVLLFGERENGKPEMHSWRELLQELIAEYSLEPEHVNA